CGAACGACAAAATCGGGTTGGAATGCTTCTTTTGCGCCTGCAAATAAAATGCCTAAGTTTTTATATAAATATAACGTAAGCAATAAGAAGATAAATACTTTTACGATATCAGAAAGAGAGACTTCCATTTTCTCGCGTAAAAATCTTTTACGAAGCATATACAACACAGCAAGTACGATTAATAAAATAAAGGTTTCTTCAATATCAATTCCTTTTAGGGTATTAAAGATTGCTGCTCCAATTAAAGAAACAATTGTCATATAGTATGAACGCTTTGTTCCGTAATATATTCCTCGCGAAAGAATCAGGAGGAGAATACCAAATGTTAATGATAAGCTAAAAGAAAATTGAATAAGGTGCTTGGGTGCTAAAATATGTAAGGCGTGAGCTCGGTTAATACTAGTTGGTAAAATTGTTGATAGAATAACCATCAAGCCAGCGAACACTGTTAAAGCAGCGGATGCCCATGAACCTAATTTTCCTAAAAAATCACGTTGTAAAGTCCAAATTACGCCAGTTGTTTCTAATGCAGGTGCAATAAATGGTTTATCTTCAATTTTTTTAATGGCTGCTCCTGTCATTTCAAAGGCTGCAAAAATGAGACCAAGGCAGAATGGTAAGATGTAATAGACAAGGCGATATAATAACATAGCAGGTAGTAATACACCTGTATCAATACCGTATTGTCCGAGTCCAGTTAAGAAAACAAGATCAAATGAACCAAGGCCACCAGGGACAAGACTTACGACACCGGCTAAAGCTGCAATTACATAAACACCTAAAAACTTTTGAAATTCAATATCAATTCCAAACAATATTAAAATGACGTACATAACGATACCAGCAGATACCCACTCAACTAATGAAACTAATGAATATAAAACTGTTGGATTTTTCTCTGCTTCTTCATCCTCTTGTCCGTCTAGCTGTTTTGTTTTTCTATTTTTAATTTTAGAAAATCCAATATATATAGGAACGAAAAGAGCAAAGAAGATAAGAACAGGCCATAACCACGGTTTTTCATGCAGAATAAAACTAGTGTCTAATATTCCAATAAGGCCGAGGAATGAAAGAATGGCTAATCCGTTAATAAAAGCGGTTGTCATCCAAGCGATGCTTTTAATAAGTTTCCCATTATCTTTTATGTGCGGACGATATAACATTGTACGTACACCGGCACCAACAAGACCACCAAAACCGATAAATCCATTTAAAGTGTTTGCAATCCATGAGATGCGGAAAATCTTTTGTACAGGTATATCGGCTTTTAAGTAACGAAGCATAACAAAGTCATAAAAGAACATTGTTGAAACGGCAAATGCACCGAGTGTAATCGCTAAAAATACTCCACCAGTTGGAATGTTTTTAATTGTTTCAATCGCTTCTAAAAAAGAAATACCTGCTAATTCTTTTTTAGCTTGAAAGAAAACAATTGTTAAGACAACAAATGGGAAGAGTATTTTCCCGATTTGTAAGAAACGTTTCCATGAAAACGACATAAATACAACTCTCCTTGTGTAAGAAAACTGAGACAATAATATTATTATGACAAACTTCAAGAAAAATAAAAAGGTAAATTCCTGTATAGGGAAGCTATTTTTTATATAGGTTATATTTAAAAGAATATTTCGTTTATCGGAAAATTGGGTTAAAATAAGGTGGAAGAAGGAAGAGAGGGGAAGTAGATGATTATAATAGGTTACGCAGGATATGAGCTAGAAAAAGAAAAACCGAATACATCAGAAGATTTTTTTAATAGATCTGAAGTGACATATGTATTAAATAATCAAGAGAAAACCTTTTCTGTCTTATATGTTCGATATTTTGAAGAAATTTTACAAGAAATTACCCCTTTTGAAGGAAATCCAGTTTATAAAGTAGAAGAACAAGACGTATATTTACGAGATATTGTAGCAATCGCTTGTTTAGTGAACAATAAAGAGCTACGCGCGCAGAAGCGCTTGTATCTCAATGAAGTAACAGACTTTCAACGATACTTTGACGAAGGAACAGTGGTGAAAGTACAAGAAATATTAGCTGAATTACATAAAAATAAAAGAGTAGAAATAGCGTAAAACGGCAAAGGAGAGAGAAGCCATGTCTAATTTGATGGTTGAAAATCAAACAGAACAAGTTTCTATATTTTTAGAAGATGTCATTTCCTTAATAACTAATTATGTAAATTATCATACGTTACCTTCTTTATTGGAGGAAACACCAACAGGAAACGAGCAATATTATAAAGGGATATTAGGGTCAATAAGAAGACTTCTTGTTTTTTGTGAAGAAGGACTTGATGCATGTTTTGTTTTGCTGAATAGCCAGCCATTTCGAAAGACAGCAGCTGAAAAAGTTTTATATAAGATTTATCATCAAGTAATTGCAGAGTTTTTTTCGCCAAAGAATGATCATTGGTATGAAAATAGTCGTTCTGCTTATACAGGGAAAAATTCTATTGTTTTTCAGCAAACACCACCTGGATCTATAGAACGAATGATGAAGGATTTAGAAGGTAAATTTCAATTGATGCGTGAAGAACTAGAATATTACGAGACAGATTATCAAACAAAAATGTTGCACAAATATTAATTAAGGAAAAGAAGCTAAGGACACTTAGCTTCTTTTCCTTTTGTCCAGTTATATAAGGGATTTTAATTGAATATAGTTAAAGTGGATAGCATCAAGGAGGTGTGACATGAGTCAGCAAGGTGTATTTACAGATTACTTTCATGAAGTAGAAAGCTGGTGTGAAAGTGTTCTTCAAGTATTAGATAGCCGTGCAATGGAAGTGTATGATGTCCATATGCTTGCTTATAAAATTCAAACGTTATTAGAGCGTATGAAAGAGCATGAATACGACACAGATGCCGAGTTTATGTATGAAATAAGTGATGATGTAGAACATATTCAACACCATTTACAGGAAGTATTTATTCAAGAAGGAGAGGAATATGAACTAAGTGAAAGAGGGGATAGCGAACGAGCTGTTCCGATTGGGGGGCATACACTCCCGCCATTACCTTATCCATATAATGCGTTAGAACCGTACATTTCACGAGAAATTATGATGTTACACCATGATAAACATCATCGCAGTTACGTGGAAGGATTAAATAAAGCAGAGAAGATGATGGAAGAAGCGAGAAAAACAAATCAATTTGATTTAATTAAGCATTGGGAAAGAGAAGCGGCTTTTCATGGATCAGGTCATTACTTACACACGATATTTTGGAATAACATGAAAAAAGATGGTGGTGGAAGTCCGAGAGGGGCTTTTTCACAACAAATTGAGCAAGATTTCGGAAGTTTTTTGCGTTTTCAAAAGCATTTCACAGAGGCAGCTTCTAAAGTGGAAGGCTCAGGATGGGCGATTCTTGTATGGGTACCCCGTTCAGGAAGGTTAGAAATTTTGCAAAGCACGCTTCATCAATTGTTTACACAGTGGGATACGATACCACTCCTTGTACTCGATGTATGGGAACATGCGTATTATTTACAATATCAAAATCGAAAAGATGAATATATTAAAAATTGGTGGAATGTTGTAAATTGGCCTGATGTAGAAAAGAGGTTTGAAAGTGCAAAGCAAATTGAATGGACGCCGTATTAGACGCATATCCCATGCGTCTTTTTTATTGGAGGTGGAAGGAAGATTTCGTTCATATTTTAAAAGGCCAAGCATACACTTGTACAAAAAGTGCCAAAAGGACGTGGGGGGAAATATGAGACGGATTTGTATAATAATTACGCTAATTATAATGTACGCAAGCATTATGCCGATTCCTACATATGCAAAAATGAACGGTGGTGTCAGTGCTCGTAACGCAGTCTTAATGGAACAGCAATCTGGTCGTGTACTTTATGGGAAATTAGAACATGAGCCACAAAAAATTGCTAGTATAACGAAAATTATGACAGCATTGTTAGCTGCTGAATCAGGAAAAATGAAAGAACTAGTATCGGTTAGTAATGAAGCAGTACGAGTAGAAGGATCGGCAATTTATTTAAAGCCTGGACAAAAGGTAAAATTAGAGGATTTAGTATACGGACTCATGCTTAGGTCTGGTAATGATGCAGCGCAAGTAATTGCTGAAAATGTAGGAGGGAGTATAGAAGGGTTCGTATATTTAATGAATGAAAAGGCGAAACAAATTGGAATGAAAGATACTCACTTTTCAAATCCTCATGGCTTGGATGGAGATGGATCACATTATTCGTCGGCCTATGATATGGCACTTTTAACGAAATATGCCATGGGGAACGAGACCTTTAAGAAGATTTTTGGAACCAAAACGTATAAATCAGATTCTTGGGATTATCCGTGGAAAAATAAACATAAGCTTGTGACATCTTATTATGAATTTGCAACAGGAGGAAAAACAGGCTTTACAAAGAAAGCAGGACGAACGCTTGTTACAACGGCATCAAAAGATGGACTAGATTTAATTGTTGTAACTTTGAGTGCTTCTAGTGATTGGGATGACCATATGAATCTGTTTGACAAAGGTTTTGACCGTTTCAAGCAAACAAAAGTTTTAGGACAAGGAGCAATTGCTGAAATAAATGAAAAGAAATATGCCAATCATGTTTATACGAAAAATAGTTTTTCGGTACCGTTAACTGAAGAGGAAAAAAAGAGCGTAGTATTAAAAGTTGAACTGGATAAAAGTGCAAAACTTACGGATGGAGTAAAGGTTGGGAAGACAGACATTTATGTTGGTAATGAAAAAGTTGGAGAACGGAATTTATTTTATAGTAAACGGAAGTTAGTAGCTACAACGGGTATGTACTGGAACAATGTGAAAGAAATTTTTTCTTACATGATAGGTGTTGGGAACGATGGTTAATCTCGTCTGGGCAGCGATGGCGGTCATAGGGGTTGTGTATGCCATGATAAACGGAACGATGGAAGAAGTAACTAAAGCTGTATTTGACGGGTCAAAAGATGCGGTAACGATTTGCATAGGACTTATTAGCGTTTTAGTATTTTGGCTGGGCTTAATGAAAATTGCAGAGGAAGCAGGGTTGTTAAAAAAGTTAGTTACACTTTTTATGCCGATAGTAAAAAGATTGTTTCCAGAAATACCGAAGGATCATCCGTCAATGGGATTTATTCTATCGAATATGATGGCGAACTTTTTTGGACTAGGTAATGCAGCAACCCCTCTCGGTATTAAAGCGATGGAACAACTGAAAGAATTAAATGGAGGGAAGGATTCGGCCAGTCGCTCTATGGTGACGTTTCTAGCATTAAATACATCAGCTATTACTTTAATTCCTACTACAGTCATTTCGATTCGAATGACTTATGAATCAGCGAATCCTACTGAAATTGTTGGGGTAACATTCATTGCACAAGTGCTCTCGATGATCGGAGCAATTTGGATTGACCGCTATTTTTACCAAAGAAGGAGTAGAAAGGGGCGGAAAAAATGAGTATTGTAAATACAATTTCATTATGGGTAATCCCTTGTGTAATTGGTTTTATCCTTTTATATGGCACGATAAAGAAAGTTCCGACGTATGAATCGTTCGTTGAGGGAGGAAAAGAAGGGATTCAAATTGCAGTTTCCATTTTACCGTTTATGGTTGGAATGCTTGTATCCATTTCTATTTTCCGGGCATCAGGTGCTTTAGATGCAATGATATCTGTAATGAAGCCGATGTTAGATTTAATTCATGTCCCAGCAGAAATCGTTCCACTTGCGCTTATACGTCCTATTTCGGGATCTGCCGGTTTAAGTATTACAACCGATTTAATTGCCACATATGGACCAGATTCGTTTATTGGAAGATTAGCTTCTACGATGCAAGGTAGTACAGATACGACATTTTATATTTTAACGGTATACTTTGGGGCTGTTGGTATTAGAAAAATGGGAGATGCATTAAAAGTAGGACTTTTTGCAGATTTAATCGGGATTATTTGCTCAATTGTGTTTGTTTCTTTATTGTTTCAGTAATACTATTCATTTTTTAAGCTATTTCGCTTATAATACGTATACGACCACTATTAAGGTGTAGCTTAATGGTGGTTTTTTTATGCAGTATTTTTGACAAAATGATGAACTTTTATTGTGAGAAATATGAAAAATATGGACAATAATAAAGGATAAAAACATGATTTGACCTTTATATGTTTATTATCATCGCTATGTTGTTTAAGTGAGATGAGGTGAACAGTCGTAAAACGTATGCGGTTGCCAAGTCTTTCTAATGTAAGGTAAGATAAATTCGAGGTGAAAAAAAGAAATGGAACGATTACAAAAAGTGATTGCGCAAGCAGGTATTGCATCGAGAAGAAAGGCTGAGGAATTAATTCAGCAAGGGAAAGTGAAAGTTAATGGGAAAATAGTGAAGGAGTTAGGAACAAAAGTAACTCCTCAAGATAAAGTAGAAGTAAATAACATCCCTCTTGAAAAAGAAGAACCTGTTTATTTTTTACTATATAAACCAACTGGTGTAATTTCAAGTGTATCAGATGATAAAGGAAGAAATGTTGTAACAGACTTTTTCCCTGAAATTACACAACGTTTATTCCCAATCGGACGTCTAGATTATGATACGTCTGGCGTATTATTGATGACAAACGATGGAGATTTCGCCAATGTATTAATGCACCCGAGATATAAAGTTGACAAAACATATGTTGCAAAAATTAAAGGACCATTAACAGGTGAGAAAATTCGCATGTTAGAACGAGGTGTTACATTAGAAGACGGGAAAACAGCACCAGCAAATGTGAAAATTATTTCTTGGGACAAGCGTAAAGAGATGGCAATTGTACAATTAACAATTCATGAAGGTCGTAACCGTCAAGTACGTCGTATGTTTGAAGCGTTAGACTGTAAAGTTGTGAAATTAAAACGTGAACGTTATGCTTTCTTAGAAGTAGGGAGCCTGCGACCTGGTGATGCGAGAGAATTGACGCCACATGAGGTGAAACAATTACGCGCGCTTGCTTCTACAAAGCCAAGATAAGCTATAGAGTTACAATTTCACCAGTGGAGTGCTCTGCTGGTGATTTATTCAATACATACATTTATCGAGGAGAGGAGAGACAATATGAAAAAAAATCGCTTATTATTTCGTGTTATCATTCTGCTCATTTTAAGCGGTGCTGTAGGATTTACACTCTATCAAGGATTTTTCGCTGATAAAGAGAAAATGCAAATTGGAAAAGAAGCACCTAATTTTGTTGTGACGGATTTGGAAGGAAAGAAAATTGAATTAAAAGACCTAAAGGGAAAAGGTGTATTTTTAAACTTTTGGGGAACTTGGTGTAAACCTTGTGAAAAAGAAATGCCTTACATGAATGAGCTATATCCGAAATATAAGGAAAAAGGCGTTGAAATTATTGCGTTAGATGCAGATGAAACGGATATCGCAGTAAAGAACTTTGTAAACCAATATGGTTTAAAATTCCCAGTTGCGATTGATAAAGGAACAAAGATTATAGGGACATATGGAGTAGGACCATTACCTACAAGCTTTTTGATTGATAAAGATGGAAAAGTAGTGGAGAAAATTATAGGTGAACAAACGAAAGAACAGTTAGAAGGGTATTTAAAGAAAATTACTCCGTAATAAAGAAAGCCTTTACATATGAGGTGCTTACGTATAGCGCCTTCGATTTGAAATTTCTGAGTATTGCGGTAACTTAAAGGTAGAATATACAATAGTACATATAGATACAGGGGCGGTGAGAGTATTGAAAGAAATTAAGTGTGAATGTGGACATGTTAATCCGATAGGAACCGTGTTTTGTGAAGCTTGCGGAAAACCATTTGAAGGCAATGAGAATGTGAAATTACTAGATATGAGATATGAGGGAAGCGCACGAAGATCTCTCACACATACAAAAACGATAGTAGATAAAATCTGGAGTTTTTTCTCTTCTGTAAAAGTAGGTGTATGGTTAATCGTAATAACTTTAGCTGCATCGGCAATAGGAACTATCTTTCCTCAAGAAATGTACATAACTCCAGGAATCGAACCAGCTGAATATTATAAGACAGAGTATGGCTTTTTAGGGCAATTATACTATCAATTAGGATTTAATAATTTATATGGATCATGGTGGTATATGATTTTAATTGCTTCCATTGGTATTTCACTTGTTATATGTAGTTTAGACCGTGTAATTCCTCTATATAAAGCTTTAAAAAAACAAGGGGTGAAAAGACACCCAGGCTTTTTAAAGAGACAGAGATTGTACGGGACTGGTTCGCCGCAAGAGGGTGATTTAGACAAAATTCAAGTGAATTTAAAGAAGAGAAATTATAATGTAAAAGTAGAAGACGGTAATATTTTAGCAGAAAAAGGACGTTTCTCTCGCTGGGGTCCATATGTGAATCATATTGGTCTTATTATCTTTTTATTGGGTTCAATGCTGCGCTTCTTACCAAGTATGTACGTGGACGAAGCCCTTTGGTTACGTGATGGTGAAACGAAAGAAATACCAGGAACTGATGGACAATACTATTTGAAAAACGAAAAGTTTATAAAGGAAGTTTATGATAAGAGTAAGGATAAAGAAGTTTATGATGAGGCGATTGATCGTATTGGTGATAAAATGATCGCGAAAAATTTCCAAACGAATGCCGTATTATATAAAGCGGTCGGGGAAAATATAGCAGGTCAAAAGCCTAAATTAGAAAAGGTAAAAGAAGCTGAAATTCGAGTGAATGAACCACTGAAGTTTGACCAATTTGCTGTTTATCAAGTGGATTATAAGGAAAGTGAATTTAAAAGTATGTCCTTCCATTTGCAAAATAAAACAAATAATCAAAAGTGGGGACCGATTAAAGTGAATTTAGCGAATCCTACAGAAAAATATGATTTAGGAAACGGGTATTCTCTAGAACTATTAAGCTATTTTCCTGATTTTTATTTTGATGAAAATGGAAAGCCGAATACGAAGACAAAATTGCCAAACAATCCTGCATTCGTCTTTAAAATGTTTACCCCAGAAACACCAGATGGTGAAGTGAGCTTTGTTGGTATTCAGCAAAATATAGAACCTGACGGGAACAATAAATATAAAATGTCATTTGCAGGTGTGGAAATGCAAAATGCAACAGCACTTACTGTAAGAAAAGATTTAACGCTTTGGATTCTTGGTATTGGTGGATTTATATTTATGGTTGGTGTGATTCAAGGTATGTATTGGAACCATCGCCGTATTTGGATACAACGCGTCAATGATGAGTGGTGGGTTGCAGGTCATACAAATAAAAATTGGTTCGGTTTAAAGAAAGATATTGAAAGAGTACTAGAAGGAACAGCGATTCCGCAACCAAACGATAAAATGAATGATAAAAAAATTAGTTAAGGTGGGGAAACGATATGGTGCAAATAAGTAGTAATTTTCTGTTCGCTGCGTTCATCTTATATTTAATCGCAACTTTATTTTTTGGAGGAGCAATTAAAGAAAAAGGTAACAAGTGGGCAAATATAGGTATAACAATAACAATTTTAGGTTTTGTAGCCCAAACGGTATATTTTATAACGAGATGGATCGCTTCAGGACATGCACCAGTTAGTAATTTCTTCGAGTTTGGTACCTTCTTCGGGATGATGCTTGTTGGCGCTTTTATTGTTATGTATTTTATGTATCGCGTAAGTATTATCGGATTGTTTGCATTGCCAATCGCGCTTTTATTAATTGCATATGCAAGCATGTTTCCTAGAGAAATATCACCGCTTATCCCATCTTTAAAAAGTAATTGGCTACATATTCATGTAACGACAGCGGCAGCAGGACAAGCGATTTTAGCAATTAGTTTTATTACGGGCGTAATGTATTTACTGAAAAATGTAGATCAATCAACAAGAAGTAAGCGCACATTTTGGTTAGAAACAGTAGTTTTCACACTTGTTTGTACGGTTGGATTTATTGGAGTAACAACGGTATTCTCTAGTATGAAATACGAAGCAAAGTTTCAATGGATTGATAAAAATGAACAACAAGTCGAGATGAAGTATAATCTTCCAGCTTTAGTTGGACCACATGAAGGGAAGTTAATAACAGAAAATAAATTAGAGCCGACAGTAGAAGTTCCAGCAATTGTAAACGCAAAAAAATTAAATACTGTTATTTGGTCAGTGATAGTTGGAACACTACTTTATATTGTATTAAGACTTGTTTTACGCAAACGAGTATCAGCGGCACTTCAGCCGTTAGTAAAGAATACGAATAGTGATTTACTAGATGAAATCGGATATCGTTCTATTGCGATAGGGTTCCCAGTGTTTACGTTAGGAGCGTTAATCTTTGCAATGATCTGGGCTCAAATTGCTTGGACGCGCTTTTGGGGTTGGGATCCAAAAGAAGTTTGGGCACTTATTACATGGCTCTTTTATGCTGCGGTATTACATTTACGTTTATCTAAAGGATGGCATGGAGAAAAGTCTGCTTGGCTTGCAGTAATTGGTTTTGCAATAATTATGTTTAACTTTATTGTAGTAAACTTAATTATTGCGGGTTTACATTCATATGCATAGAGAAATAAAATAGGAGAGTGTATGTCACTTTCCTATTTTATTTTTGTCAACTTTTCTTCTTTTTTGAGAAAAACATGACAAAGTAGCGGTTGATTTTGTAAAATGATGTCGAGGACATTATATACTGTTCAAAAAAAATACATAGTTTTGGAAAAAAAATGAACAAACTTTATTATTCTTGTGAAGCATAATATGGAAAGTGAAACGTTTAAAAAATATTTTGTTAAATGAGAATAAGTGCAACATTATATTGTAGAAGGGTAGGTGTGAACCGTTGCGCTAAAATGCGTAGCGGGTAGAAATGGAAAATGAATCAAGAATATTAATTGTAGACGATGAGGATCGTATTCGTCGCTTATTGAAAATGTATTTAGAAAGAGAGCAATACACAATTGAAGAAGCAGATAATGGTGATACAGCTTTAGAAATGGCCTTACAAAATGATTATGATTTAATCTTATTAGATCTTATGATGCCTGGTAAAGATGGTATCGAAGTGTGCAAAGGGGTTCGTGAGAAGAAAGCGACGCCAATTATTATGCTGACAGCAAAAGGTGAAGAAGTAAATCGGGTACAAGGGTTTGAGGTAGGAACTGATGATTATATCGTGAAACCATTTAGCCCTCGTGAAGTAGTGCTTCGTGTGAAAGCGGTATTACGCCGTGCTGTACCAACAACATTCTTTACACAGGATACAACGACGAAAGATGTTACTGTGTTCCCACATTTAACAATTGATAACGACGCACATCGTGTTACAGCAGATGGTAATGAAGTGAATTTAACACCGAAAGAGTATGAATTACTATTATTCTTAGCGAAAGCTCCAGATAAAGTGTTTGACCGTGAGCAATTGTTAAAAGAAGTATGGCAATATGAATTCTTCGGAGATTTACGTACAGTTGATACGCATGTAAAGCGTTTACGTGAGAAGTTAAGTAAAAAATCACCAGATGCTGCGAAGATGATTGTTACTGTTTGGGGCGTTGGTTACAAGTTTGAGGTTGTGAACGACTGATGCTTTGGAGAAGTGTAGTAGGGAAGTTATGGATGACCATATTACTTCTCGTTTCGTTTGTTCTTGGATTTGTTGCGATTTTACTTTCGCAGTTTTTTAGAACGTATTATGTTGATATGAGTGAAGCTAGGCTTCAAAAAGTTGCAACTAGTGTTTCAGAGTTAATTGAAGAAGGTGCCGATGTAAAAACGATTGAGAATATCGCGTATAAATTCTCTGATCCACTTTCAAGAATCATTATTGTAGAAGATGGTAAGGAGATTTCCTCTTCTCCGAAACAAGAAGGGTTAGTTACTCTAACGATAGATGATTTAAAAGAAGATAAAGAATTAGCTGCTGTATTTAAAGACAAAAAAGAAATTAAAAATAACATTAGAAAAGCTTCTAATAGTAGGAAGAATAAAAATACTGAAAATGATATTATGATCGTCGGAAAACCGGTGCAATCAAAAAATCAAAGTGCAGTGTTCGTATATGAATCATTGCAAGTGCCGATACAAGGTATGGAGAGAACGACTGATTTTATTTTCTTATCGGCTGGGATTGCGA
This genomic interval from Bacillus cereus contains the following:
- the resC gene encoding cytochrome c biogenesis protein ResC translates to MVQISSNFLFAAFILYLIATLFFGGAIKEKGNKWANIGITITILGFVAQTVYFITRWIASGHAPVSNFFEFGTFFGMMLVGAFIVMYFMYRVSIIGLFALPIALLLIAYASMFPREISPLIPSLKSNWLHIHVTTAAAGQAILAISFITGVMYLLKNVDQSTRSKRTFWLETVVFTLVCTVGFIGVTTVFSSMKYEAKFQWIDKNEQQVEMKYNLPALVGPHEGKLITENKLEPTVEVPAIVNAKKLNTVIWSVIVGTLLYIVLRLVLRKRVSAALQPLVKNTNSDLLDEIGYRSIAIGFPVFTLGALIFAMIWAQIAWTRFWGWDPKEVWALITWLFYAAVLHLRLSKGWHGEKSAWLAVIGFAIIMFNFIVVNLIIAGLHSYA
- the resD gene encoding DNA-binding response regulator ResD; protein product: MENESRILIVDDEDRIRRLLKMYLEREQYTIEEADNGDTALEMALQNDYDLILLDLMMPGKDGIEVCKGVREKKATPIIMLTAKGEEVNRVQGFEVGTDDYIVKPFSPREVVLRVKAVLRRAVPTTFFTQDTTTKDVTVFPHLTIDNDAHRVTADGNEVNLTPKEYELLLFLAKAPDKVFDREQLLKEVWQYEFFGDLRTVDTHVKRLREKLSKKSPDAAKMIVTVWGVGYKFEVVND